A genomic window from Salvia hispanica cultivar TCC Black 2014 chromosome 5, UniMelb_Shisp_WGS_1.0, whole genome shotgun sequence includes:
- the LOC125187800 gene encoding (R)-mandelonitrile lyase-like isoform X2: MPERFSTTFLIPFAILISLPLSHSQQSPAYLGVVSNATEFPAEDYYDYIIVGGGTAGCPLAATLSEGFRVLVLERGGIPFGLPNLMSRDGFLTTLMEVDAHDSPAQAFTSEDGVPNARGRVLGGSSAINAGFYSRANFDFYAKSGIDWDLQLVNQSYEWIEKAIVFRPELRIWQSAVRDALLEAGIDPYHGFSLDHRVGTKIGGSTFDSSGTRHSAADLLSYANPRNLKVVVQASVERILVAPSPSAKQTAIGVVFRDRDGGFHHAMVRESGEVLLCAGALGSPQLLLLSGIGPRPYLASSGIPVALHSPYVGRFLYDNPRNGISIVPPVPLDHSLIQVVGITSSGAYLEAASNIVPFLSPARPVFIRPASSSYVTVATLMEKIAGPLSAGSLRLASTDVRTNPVVRFNYFSNPTDLELCINGTRRIGHVLNMRAMDRFKVQQWFGGRGFRYVGTPLPRDLLSHEAMGEFCRRTVSTIWHYHGGCLVGKVVDANLKVVGIDGLRVVDGSTLTVSPGTNPQATLLMMGRHFGMKLLRERENKRETSSR; this comes from the exons ATGCCGGAAAGATTCTCCACCACATTTCTTATTCCCTTCGCAATCCTCATCTCTCTGCCCCTATCACATTCTCAACAAA GTCCGGCGTATTTGGGGGTGGTGTCGAACGCCACCGAATTTCCGGCGGAAGACTACTATGACTACATAATTGTAGGCGGCGGCACAGCTGGCTGCCCACTGGCGGCGACGCTTTCGGAAGGGTTTAGGGTTCTCGTTCTGGAAAGGGGGGGAATTCCGTTTGGTCTCCCAAATCTGATGAGCCGCGACGGTTTCCTCACAACTTTAATGGAAGTCGATGCCCACGACTCCCCTGCTCAAGCCTTCACCTCCGAAGACGGAGTTCCCAACGCCAGAGGCAGAGTTCTCGGCGGAAGCAGCGCAATCAACGCCGGTTTCTACAGCAGAGCCAATTTTGATTTCTACGCCAAATCGGGGATCGATTGGGATCTTCAATTGGTGAATCAATCTTACGAATGGATTGAAAAGGCGATCGTGTTCAGGCCGGAGCTGAGGATTTGGCAATCCGCCGTTCGCGATGCGTTGTTGGAGGCTGGAATTGATCCCTACCACGGCTTCAGTCTGGATCACCGCGTCGGCACAAAGATCGGCGGCTCCACCTTCGACAGCTCCGGCACAAGGCACAGCGCCGCCGACCTCCTCAGCTACGCCAATCCCCGCAACCTCAAGGTGGTGGTGCAAGCTAGCGTGGAGAGGATTCTGGTTGCACCTAGTCCATCAGCGAAGCAGACCGCGATTGGAGTCGTTTTCCGCGACCGGGATGGGGGCTTTCACCACGCGATGGTGCGTGAGAGCGGCGAGGTGTTGCTCTGTGCAGGGGCTCTGGGAAGCCCtcagctgctgctgctgagCGGCATTGGGCCACGGCCCTATCTTGCATCTTCGGGGATCCCGGTTGCGCTGCATTCTCCTTACGTTGGGCGGTTCTTGTATGATAACCCGAGAAATGGGATCTCGATCGTGCCACCAGTGCCTTTAGACCATTCTCTGATTCAAGTCGTTGGCATCACCAGCTCTGGTGCTTATCTCGAAGCAGCATCCAATATTGTGCCCTTCCTCTCCCCTGCTCGTCCCGTCTTCATAAGGCCGGCTAGCTCGTCTTATGTCACAGTCGCCACTCTAATGGAGAAGATAGCCGGCCCCCTTTCCGCAGGCTCTCTGAGGCTGGCTTCCACGGATGTGAGGACGAATCCCGTTGTTCGCTTCAACTACTTCAGCAACCCCACTGATCTCGAGCTCTGCATAAATGGCACGAGGAGGATTGGCCATGTGCTGAATATGCGTGCCATGGATAGGTTCAAGGTGCAGCAGTGGTTCGGAGGGAGGGGGTTTAGGTACGTGGGAACACCACTGCCGCGTGATCTGCTTAGCCACGAGGCGATGGGGGAGTTCTGCAGGCGGACGGTGAGCACTATATGGCACTACCATGGCGGCTGCCTCGTGGGGAAGGTGGTGGATGCGAATCTCAAAGTGGTCGGCATTGATGGCCTTAGAGTTGTCGATGGTTCCACGCTTACCGTCTCGCCTGGAACCAACCCTCAGGCTACACTTCTCATGATGGGAAG
- the LOC125187800 gene encoding (R)-mandelonitrile lyase-like isoform X1, with the protein MPERFSTTFLIPFAILISLPLSHSQQSTITDSDLFNRFFYFFFLIWGLCVAGPAYLGVVSNATEFPAEDYYDYIIVGGGTAGCPLAATLSEGFRVLVLERGGIPFGLPNLMSRDGFLTTLMEVDAHDSPAQAFTSEDGVPNARGRVLGGSSAINAGFYSRANFDFYAKSGIDWDLQLVNQSYEWIEKAIVFRPELRIWQSAVRDALLEAGIDPYHGFSLDHRVGTKIGGSTFDSSGTRHSAADLLSYANPRNLKVVVQASVERILVAPSPSAKQTAIGVVFRDRDGGFHHAMVRESGEVLLCAGALGSPQLLLLSGIGPRPYLASSGIPVALHSPYVGRFLYDNPRNGISIVPPVPLDHSLIQVVGITSSGAYLEAASNIVPFLSPARPVFIRPASSSYVTVATLMEKIAGPLSAGSLRLASTDVRTNPVVRFNYFSNPTDLELCINGTRRIGHVLNMRAMDRFKVQQWFGGRGFRYVGTPLPRDLLSHEAMGEFCRRTVSTIWHYHGGCLVGKVVDANLKVVGIDGLRVVDGSTLTVSPGTNPQATLLMMGRHFGMKLLRERENKRETSSR; encoded by the coding sequence ATGCCGGAAAGATTCTCCACCACATTTCTTATTCCCTTCGCAATCCTCATCTCTCTGCCCCTATCACATTCTCAACAAAGTACCATCACCGATTCCGATTTATTCaatcgatttttttattttttttttctgatttggGGGTTGTGTGTTGCAGGTCCGGCGTATTTGGGGGTGGTGTCGAACGCCACCGAATTTCCGGCGGAAGACTACTATGACTACATAATTGTAGGCGGCGGCACAGCTGGCTGCCCACTGGCGGCGACGCTTTCGGAAGGGTTTAGGGTTCTCGTTCTGGAAAGGGGGGGAATTCCGTTTGGTCTCCCAAATCTGATGAGCCGCGACGGTTTCCTCACAACTTTAATGGAAGTCGATGCCCACGACTCCCCTGCTCAAGCCTTCACCTCCGAAGACGGAGTTCCCAACGCCAGAGGCAGAGTTCTCGGCGGAAGCAGCGCAATCAACGCCGGTTTCTACAGCAGAGCCAATTTTGATTTCTACGCCAAATCGGGGATCGATTGGGATCTTCAATTGGTGAATCAATCTTACGAATGGATTGAAAAGGCGATCGTGTTCAGGCCGGAGCTGAGGATTTGGCAATCCGCCGTTCGCGATGCGTTGTTGGAGGCTGGAATTGATCCCTACCACGGCTTCAGTCTGGATCACCGCGTCGGCACAAAGATCGGCGGCTCCACCTTCGACAGCTCCGGCACAAGGCACAGCGCCGCCGACCTCCTCAGCTACGCCAATCCCCGCAACCTCAAGGTGGTGGTGCAAGCTAGCGTGGAGAGGATTCTGGTTGCACCTAGTCCATCAGCGAAGCAGACCGCGATTGGAGTCGTTTTCCGCGACCGGGATGGGGGCTTTCACCACGCGATGGTGCGTGAGAGCGGCGAGGTGTTGCTCTGTGCAGGGGCTCTGGGAAGCCCtcagctgctgctgctgagCGGCATTGGGCCACGGCCCTATCTTGCATCTTCGGGGATCCCGGTTGCGCTGCATTCTCCTTACGTTGGGCGGTTCTTGTATGATAACCCGAGAAATGGGATCTCGATCGTGCCACCAGTGCCTTTAGACCATTCTCTGATTCAAGTCGTTGGCATCACCAGCTCTGGTGCTTATCTCGAAGCAGCATCCAATATTGTGCCCTTCCTCTCCCCTGCTCGTCCCGTCTTCATAAGGCCGGCTAGCTCGTCTTATGTCACAGTCGCCACTCTAATGGAGAAGATAGCCGGCCCCCTTTCCGCAGGCTCTCTGAGGCTGGCTTCCACGGATGTGAGGACGAATCCCGTTGTTCGCTTCAACTACTTCAGCAACCCCACTGATCTCGAGCTCTGCATAAATGGCACGAGGAGGATTGGCCATGTGCTGAATATGCGTGCCATGGATAGGTTCAAGGTGCAGCAGTGGTTCGGAGGGAGGGGGTTTAGGTACGTGGGAACACCACTGCCGCGTGATCTGCTTAGCCACGAGGCGATGGGGGAGTTCTGCAGGCGGACGGTGAGCACTATATGGCACTACCATGGCGGCTGCCTCGTGGGGAAGGTGGTGGATGCGAATCTCAAAGTGGTCGGCATTGATGGCCTTAGAGTTGTCGATGGTTCCACGCTTACCGTCTCGCCTGGAACCAACCCTCAGGCTACACTTCTCATGATGGGAAG